The DNA segment TCGCCCGGGATCACACGCCGGTCGATCTCGATCGTGCAGCGGTCGGGAACGATGTTGACTTGTGTGCCGCCGTCGATGCGGCCCACGGTGAGCGTCGGGCTCCCCACGAGCGCATGTGCGTGCCGCTCGAGCTCGCGCGAGTCTTCCTGCAACGCGACCAGCAGCCGTGCCATGCCATCAATGGCGCTCACACCCAGATGCGGCTTCGAGCTGTGAACGGCACGGCCTTCGACCGCGACCCGCCACCGCAAACACCCTTTGCTCGCGATCACCATGCGGAGCTCGGTGGGCTCCGCTACGATGGCGGCAGCCGCTCGCAGGCCTTGCATCAAGCGCGCCACGCCGCGAAACGTGTGCTCTTCGTCCACGGCGGAGACCACCCACATCTCGGCCGGCGGCGTGATCCCGTGCTGGCGCAGGGACGCGAGCGCGCACATCATGGCGGCGAGCCCGCCTTTGTCGTCGCATGCGCCGCGGCCATACACGCGGTTGCCTTCACGGCGCGGCTCGAAGGGCGCCGCCATCCGCTCGACGCCAACGGTGTCGCAGTGCGCCTCGAAGAGTAACCGGCGGCCCGGCGTCTTGCCCGCTAAGATGCCAATTACGTTGGAGCGGCCCGGCTCGAGCTCTTGCCGCACGACTTCAATGGAATGGCATCGGAAGAACCTCTCCACATAGGCCTGGATCGCCTGTTCGGGGCGCCCTCCTGGATAGGAAGGATTGATGCTGTTGATAGCAATCAGGTCGCCGAGGACCTCCACGAGTTGAGTGCAGTCGCGCATCTACCTCCAGTCCTGAATCTCCTCGTCCCGGCCAGCGGCGGCGGATTTGGTCAGCGCGAGCGCGACGCGGACCGCATTGCGCGCCTCTACGGGTCTGATCACCTCGGGTTTGCGTCCGACCCGCACACAATCGCAGAAATAGGACAGCTCGTCACGAAGCGCACCGAAGGCTGCACCACGGATCAACGGGTTGTAGCTGACGTCGGGAACGGCGAAGCCATCGGACGTCCAGTAGCTCAACGGAGGCGGAAAGGTGCTCAGGTTGGCTGCGCCACGTGCCCCCATCAGATGGAAGGCATCGTCCAGGACGACCCCACCGCGGTCCTCGAGCAGCCACGCGGCTTCCACGACGCCCACCGCGCCCCCCTCGAACTCGATCACGCCCCAGAACGCGTCAGGATGCGCCCCCTCGTCTATCGTGCGCTCATAGCCGCGCACGCGGCGCACCGGTTGCCCCGCGTACCACAGCATCAGATCGATGTCGTGAACGCAGTTGACATGCGCAGGATGGACGCGGCTATAACGGCCGAGC comes from the Luteitalea sp. genome and includes:
- a CDS encoding ArgE/DapE family deacylase, translated to MRDCTQLVEVLGDLIAINSINPSYPGGRPEQAIQAYVERFFRCHSIEVVRQELEPGRSNVIGILAGKTPGRRLLFEAHCDTVGVERMAAPFEPRREGNRVYGRGACDDKGGLAAMMCALASLRQHGITPPAEMWVVSAVDEEHTFRGVARLMQGLRAAAAIVAEPTELRMVIASKGCLRWRVAVEGRAVHSSKPHLGVSAIDGMARLLVALQEDSRELERHAHALVGSPTLTVGRIDGGTQVNIVPDRCTIEIDRRVIPGEAPETVFAHYRALVHRIIEREPELKVHVEPPFVVDYPLETPATAAIVETVASALREVGLNDEPAGAVFGSDASKLSAGGFPSVILGPGSIDHAHTVDEFVEVDQLERCFEIYLRLMERFA